tttttaaaatataacAATAGATTTAATGTAAAGAATATACAACATGTTATGTGACAAATAATCTCTATTGTTCAATATTTATTTTAGTTTTGTGTTACTTTGACTTATAGCATTTGCAATGGAATGTTTATTGTTTTGCTTACATAATAAcatacatttactttgtttataGGAGGACGTTACACTGGTCAAAGTGACAAAAGGCAAGTATTGGTTGTTTCATGTACTGGATCTTTGTAATAAGTTCTAACATATGTTCTCTAAAACGACAGAGTTTCACCTCCTAACATAATTTTTTATGATGTTTCCAGAGAAGGAAGAAACGCCGGTTACATCTAGAGGCAGGAGCAGTGGCCAGAAATTCAAGAATATCTCGGAGGAAAGCATATCAGAGAAAGTTAGCAGGTAACAGAATGTGAATACTGCTTTGTTTCAAATGTTCATGTCCAGTAAAACACACAAACAGTTAAATAACTATTGCCTAAAATGAAGGTCATTCACTTTGGAACATATGTGTGGTGTAGGTTTGAGGACATTGAAGCAGAGGTGGATACCCCAAAAGAGAATCCAGTTTCAGAGCATCAGCAAGAGAATGAAAAAGTTGTTGCTGTAGCTGAATGCGACGAAGAGGAGTTAGCTGAGGTATATATAAATGTAATATGATTCGTAAACAATTCATCTGTTTTTCAAGTGTCCAGGAGTAAGGAGGCTTAAGTGACACAGGCTCTTTAAAAAGTGTATAATTTACAGGATGTCGTTGACATAGCCACAGAGGACATAGCAATTGAGCTTGATAATGTGTCCTCTGagattgaggaggaggaggagagggaggaggttccAAAGGAGGTGGCAGGAACCAATGAAGACAAAGAAGAGAACAAAGAAGAAACAGCCGAAGAATCCTCGAAGGAGGGGAAAAAAAGAAGAGGCAGACCAAGATCCACTCGTCTCACGAAACCTGTtgaggctgaggaggagagagtggaagaggagCAGCCAGTAGTTGAGGAACCtgctgaggaagaggagaataaCTCACCAGCTGAGGAGGAAGAGGCAGCTCCAGTGGTAGAAACAAGAGTCttgaggagaggaagaaaaaacGTTCCACCTACCCTAACACCAAAATGCAAGTCCACAAGAAGAGGCAAACTGCCTGAGGAAGAGAAGGCGGAAGAGCCAGAGGAGAAAGAGGCAGCTGAGGAAGAAGAGGCACCAGTAGTGGAAGCAATAACCGAGGAAGAGGAAAAattggaggaagagaagaaagaggtggaagcagaagaagaagacgaAGAAACGGTAGAAAAACTAGCAGAGGTAGTTGAAGAGGCAGAAAAAGTGGAGGGGGAGGCAACAGCAGTGGATAATGTAGCAGATGAACCAGTAGAAAAACCAGTTGAGGAAGAAGAGAAGACCACACCAcctgaggagaaagaggaggctCCAGTTGTAGAAACAAGAGTCCTGAGAAGAGGAAGAAAAAGTGTTCTAGTTACTACACCAAAATGCAAGGCCACACGAAAAGGCAAACAACCTGCGAAAGTGGAGGCGCCAGATGAAGAGTCAGCTGAGGAAGAAGAGGCACCAGTAGTAGAAGCCAGAGTTTTGAAGAAAGGAAGAAAATCTACCCCTGCCAAACCCAGGTGCAAATCCAAACAACGCCACAAACAACccgaggaagaggtagaggaggtggcTGAACCTGTGTTGGATTCTGTGGAtaaaatggtagagagagaaaaagaagtaGAGGAAACAGCAGCAATAGAGAAGGGAGACAAAGTGGAGCAAGATAAACCAGTGGAGAAGGAAATGGCAGAGGAGAAGGTAGCTGTAATAGTGGAAGAAAAAATggtggaggaagaagaggaaactGAAACGGCaccagtgggagaggagagtgttCCAGAAGAAAAGGTGGAGGAGGGAGCAACAACTGGGGAAGAGGAAAAtgtggaggaagagaaggagaaaaccGAAGCTGAACCTGAATCAACGGAAGAGGAGAGTGCTGCAGAAGAAAAGGTGAAGGAGGTAGCAACAActgaggaagagggggaagcgGAGATAATGGAGGAAGAACAAATAGAGGAAGCTGAAGCTGCAGTTTCAGCTGAAACTCTTACTGTGGAAGAAAAGGTGGAGGAGGAAGCAAAAACCATAGAGGAGGAAAAGGTGGAGGAAGCAACAACTGAGGAAGAGGTAAAAGTGGAcgaagagaagaaagaggaaaCAGTTATAGTAAAACTAGCAGAGGAAGTTGCTATGGTAGAAGAGGCAGAAAACGTGAAGGAGAAAGAAGAGGCTAGAGAAGTGGAATTTGTTGCAAATGAAGTGGTAGAAAATCCAGTTGAAGAAAATAACACCTCACCATCTGAGGAAGAGGAGACCTCACCACCTGAAGAAGATGCTCCAGTTGTAGAAACAAGAGTCCTTGGGAGAGGAATAAAAAGGGTTCCTGCTGCTCTGACTCTGAAACGTAGGTCCACAAGAAAAGATAAACAGCCTGAGGAAGAGAAGCTGGAGGAgccagaggaggaagaggaagctgAGGAAGAGAAGACCCCATTAGAGGAAACCAGAATCCTGAGGGTAGGAGGAAAATCAGCCCCTGCAACTGCCACACCCAGACGCAAATCCACACGAGCCCGCAAAGAACCTGAGGAAGAGGTGGTGGAGGCAGCTGAACCTGTGGCAGAAGCGGTGCAAGAAGAAAAAGCTGTGGAGGAGAAAAAAGAAGAGGAAGAAAAGGACGAGGAAGCTGAAACTGCACCAGTGGAAGAGGAGAGTGCTGCAGAAGAAAAGGTGGAAGCAGAAAaagcagaggaagaggaaggaacaaATCAGGAAGAGGAAAAtgtggaggaagagaagaaagcACAAATAGCGGAGGAAAAGGAGAAAGGGGAAGCTGCTGCTGAAGCTACAACTGTGGAGGAAGAGAGTGTTGCAGAGGAAAGGGTGGAGTATGAAGCAGGTATAATAGAGGAAGAAGATATTGTGGAGGAAGAAAAGGAGTCAGCAGATGAAGAAAATATTGAGGAAGCTACAGCTGTGGAAGAAAGAGTGGAGGCGGAAGCAAAACACGCAGATAAAGAAAATGTGGAAGAAGCAATAACTGAGGAAGAGGAAAaagtggaggaagagaagaaagaggcAGAAAAAGAAATGGGAGAAAAACTAGCAGAGGTAATTGAAGAGGCAGAAAAAATGGAGAGGGAGGCAACAGTTGAGGAAGAAGAGAGAACCACAGAAcctcaggaggaagaggagacccCAGTTGTAGAAACAAGAGTCCTGAGAAGAGGAAGAAAAAGTGTTCCAGTTACTCCACCAAAATGCCAGTCCACACGAAAAGGCAAACAACCCGAGGAAAATGAGAAAGTGGAGGCACCAGATGAGGAAGAGGCAGCTGAGGAAGAAGAGGCAACAGTAGTGGAAGCCAGAGTTTTGAGGAAAGGAAGAAAATCGGCCCCTGCCAAACCCAGATGCATATCCAAACAAGGCAGCAAACAACctgaggaagaggtggaggaggaaaaggTAGAGGAGGTTGCTGAACCTATGCTGGATTATGTAAAGAAAAGGGAGGAGAAAGAAAAACCTGTGGAGGAAACAGCAGCAATAGAGGAGGAAGAAAAAGTGGAGCAAGAAAAACCAGTGGAGAAGGAAATGGCAGAGGAAGCAACTGAAATAATGGAAGACGAAATGgtagatgaagaggaagaggaagctgAATTTGCAGCTGAACCTGAATCAGTGAAAGAGGATAGTGTTGCAGAAGAAAGGGGGGAGGAGGTAGCAACAACCGAGGAAGAGGAAAAGATGAAggaagagaaagaaacagagataGTGGAAGAGGAAAAAATTGAGGAAACTGAAGCTGCAGTTGCAGCTGAAACTATTACTGTGGAAGAAAAGGTGGAAGAGGAAGCAAAAAACATAGAGCAAGAAAAGGTGGATGAAGCAACAACTGAAGAGGAAAAAGTGGAtgaagagaagaaagaggaaaCAGTTTTTGAAATAGCTATAGAAAAACTAGCAGAGGAAGTTGCTATGATACGAGAGGCAGAAAAAGCGGAGGAAGAAGAGGCACGAGTAGTGGAATGTGTTGCAGATGAAGTGGTAGAAAAGCCATTTGAGGAAGAGAAGAAGACGTCACCaccagaggagaaggaggaagcgGAGCCTCCAGTTGTAGAAACAAGAGTCctgaggagaggaagaaaaagtGTTCATGCTACTCCGACTCCAAAACGCAAGTCCACACGAAGAGGCAAACAACCCGATGAAGTAGAAAAGGAGGATGAGCCAGAAGAGGAAAATGGATATAAAAAAGAGCCACCAGTAGTGGAAGCCAGAGTTCAGAGTAGAGAAAGAAAATCTGCCCCGACACCCAGACACAAATCAAAACGAGCCCGCAAAGAACCTGGGGAGGAAGAAAAGGTAGAAGAGACAGCTGAACCTGTGCCTGAAGCTGTAGAGGAAAAGGTGGAGGAGGAAAAGGTAAATGAAGCTGCAGCTGAAACTGCTACTGTGGAAGAAAAGGTTGAGGAGGCAGAAGCGATAGAGGAAGAACATGTGGAGGAAGCAACAACTGAGGAAGAGgaaaaggtagaggaggagaaggaagcagAAGCTGCACCTGAAACTTCACCAGTGAAAGACGAGACAGTGGCAAAAGAAAAGATTGAGGAGGAAATTAAATCTGTAGAGGAAGAAAAGGTTGAAGCAACAGTTGAGGAAGAAGAAACAGTGGAAGAAGCAACAACTGAGGTGACTGTGGTAGAAGAGTCAGAAAAAGTGGAGGAGGCAACAGAGGTGGAAAGTGTAGCAGAGGAAGTAGTGGAAAAGCCGGTTGAGGATGAGGAGAAAGCCTTACCACCCGAGGAAGAAGAggataaagttgtagaaacaagatccccgaggagaggaagaaaaagcGTTTCTGTTACTCCTCCAAAACGCAAGTCCACGCGAAGAGGCAAAGAAGCcgaggaagaggagaagacaggaaaGGTTGAAGAGATGGATGAATTTGTGCAGGAAGCTGTGGAGgaaaatgtggaggaggaggaagaagaggcaCTGGTAGTAGGAGCCAACATTctgaggagaggaagaaaatCTGCTCCTGCCACACCCAGATGCAACTCCAAACAAGCTTGCAAAGAACCTGAGGAAGAGGAAGTAAAGGGGGTTGAAAAGATGGAGGAGGCAGCTGAACCTGTGCCAGAAGCTGTGGAGGAAGGAAAAGCAGTGGAGGAGGAAATGGTGGAACAGAATAAGATGGAGGCAGATGTTGCGATGGTAGAGGACGAAGGAAACACAGACAGTGGTGCTCCTGAGGCAAAAGAAGAAGCAATCACACATCAGCCAGAGGAGGTTATGGCAGAGCAAACCAAtgagaaggaagaagaggagaacacAGAGGAGAAAACTACAGAAACATCAAAAGAGGCAGCTGAAGTAGAAACAGCTGAAGCGGTAGATGAGGTGGAAGAAGAGGTTGATAAGGTAATGGCAGAAGAGGCAAGCGTAGTAGAAGAGGAGGAAGTGGCCTCAGTGGCTGAGGGTGGTGTCAAGCCTGAGGAAAATGGAACAGAGAAGGAAGAAGAAACTATTGAGGAGAATGGTATGGAAAATGTAGAGAGCggtgagacagaggcagagaatgGAGTCGCGGTCAAGGTGGACAACCTTAATTTACAGTTGGCAGAAgacgatgaggaggaggagaaagaggagggggagaagatggaggtagaggaaaAGAGAGCTGCTCCAACTCAGAAGGAAGAGCTGAAGAGCTCTGCGGAAGAGGAGGCTCCAGTGGTTTTAACGAGAGTTCTGAGAGTGAGGTTAACTGCCACACCCACAACCACACCCAATTCCAAGGCCACGCCCCAGCGTAAATCCACAAGACACAGCAAAATAGTAACACCTGAGAAGTTCGATCCTGAGGTGGTCGTGCTTTCATCAGATCAAGAGCAGGAAGAAAGCCTTGTAGAAAAGAGACATCTACGTAAGAGAAAAAGCACAGGGCCAACACATGTTCACAGATCCAAGTGCCACAGCAGAACTTAGGCTGTGAAGACAGGTGTTTTTGTTCTCCTCTTTAAATATACAGCTATAGAGGAAAGATTTCACATGGGACCAGATCATTTCCTTTTATCTATTtgtcagaagaagaaaaaaattgcATTTATTCTCTCAAAATACTACAGGTTGTATTTCAGCATACCATAATTCCAAACGGTGTCCCCTCAAGTATAACTCAACAACtctataaataaatacatatattttttacgTATGAATTTAGTTACACTTATTGTCATTAAGAGACATctgattttgttagtcagtctcACTCAGAAATAATATTAAAacctgcaaacatttctctccaccctatggaaaaatgtgtataattgcaggaaattagttaTAAAAATGCTCAATATTTTATCTGTCGAATTGCAAAAtctgtagaattgcagcaaacttgttttaaaacggcaacattttctctacacccatggcaaaatgtgtagaattgctcTAAATTAACTGAATTACGTATGCACGAATGGGTACGCAGACCCATGAGCAACTGCGGCACCTTATTAGTTCagattttttgtggcccccaccctcATCAAAGTTACCCATCTCTGATATAAATGCTATTACATTAAATGTGTAATATGTTCTTAAATGTGTAATATGACACAAATATGATCATTTGTGTGTTTCAAAAGTGTAAAATATGTCCTATTTTATTAGGGAATAATGCATTAAGcaagttttatttttattttactgcaCATTTGAGTGACATTTCTCTTTGACATTTTTTATGGTTTCATTTTTACCCAATTACAAATGTTTTCAGCGGAACTGTCACGCTCTGACCAAAGTAAGCTGTTTTTCTCAGTGTTGGTTGGGGcatgatagtgactagggtgggtcatctaggtgttTGTATGTCTATTTTGGCCTGAGATGGTACCCAAtaagagacagctgtttatcgttgtctctgattg
This sequence is a window from Oncorhynchus keta strain PuntledgeMale-10-30-2019 chromosome 14, Oket_V2, whole genome shotgun sequence. Protein-coding genes within it:
- the LOC118394112 gene encoding trichohyalin-like yields the protein MEFPVDGLASVTQEVLERSAQDYMNSILHSNPDSPAHLTLANNTQVPIGLSNVGFVPLYGVNLRQKVLALFSPQDQFTAVGLYLLDRWWSLEDILKTADPARDGCVEVETLGERIVLYILNRVVYRAMEMSSDELPFLCHGESDNAKILWKDGQAVGFYSVKPSGSLCSTFLTQCYQLPIMDSIFVRKCHRDNGLGLQMLENFVECFKEDCLGLRYPLSKVMYKVCGKYLSLYPADRDLLWEVESVGRPSQRTNIANKIQAMGLSSLSKYLPFTEHSVANRVGAENEGVMENVTSRIQEAMEYTVEIVEDVTLVKVTKEKEETPVTSRGRSSGQKFKNISEESISEKVSRFEDIEAEVDTPKENPVSEHQQENEKVVAVAECDEEELAEDVVDIATEDIAIELDNVSSEIEEEEEREEVPKEVAGTNEDKEENKEETAEESSKEGKKRRGRPRSTRLTKPVEAEEERVEEEQPVVEEPAEEEENNSPAEEEEAAPVVETRVLRRGRKNVPPTLTPKCKSTRRGKLPEEEKAEEPEEKEAAEEEEAPVVEAITEEEEKLEEEKKEVEAEEEDEETVEKLAEVVEEAEKVEGEATAVDNVADEPVEKPVEEEEKTTPPEEKEEAPVVETRVLRRGRKSVLVTTPKCKATRKGKQPAKVEAPDEESAEEEEAPVVEARVLKKGRKSTPAKPRCKSKQRHKQPEEEVEEVAEPVLDSVDKMVEREKEVEETAAIEKGDKVEQDKPVEKEMAEEKVAVIVEEKMVEEEEETETAPVGEESVPEEKVEEGATTGEEENVEEEKEKTEAEPESTEEESAAEEKVKEVATTEEEGEAEIMEEEQIEEAEAAVSAETLTVEEKVEEEAKTIEEEKVEEATTEEEVKVDEEKKEETVIVKLAEEVAMVEEAENVKEKEEAREVEFVANEVVENPVEENNTSPSEEEETSPPEEDAPVVETRVLGRGIKRVPAALTLKRRSTRKDKQPEEEKLEEPEEEEEAEEEKTPLEETRILRVGGKSAPATATPRRKSTRARKEPEEEVVEAAEPVAEAVQEEKAVEEKKEEEEKDEEAETAPVEEESAAEEKVEAEKAEEEEGTNQEEENVEEEKKAQIAEEKEKGEAAAEATTVEEESVAEERVEYEAGIIEEEDIVEEEKESADEENIEEATAVEERVEAEAKHADKENVEEAITEEEEKVEEEKKEAEKEMGEKLAEVIEEAEKMEREATVEEEERTTEPQEEEETPVVETRVLRRGRKSVPVTPPKCQSTRKGKQPEENEKVEAPDEEEAAEEEEATVVEARVLRKGRKSAPAKPRCISKQGSKQPEEEVEEEKVEEVAEPMLDYVKKREEKEKPVEETAAIEEEEKVEQEKPVEKEMAEEATEIMEDEMVDEEEEEAEFAAEPESVKEDSVAEERGEEVATTEEEEKMKEEKETEIVEEEKIEETEAAVAAETITVEEKVEEEAKNIEQEKVDEATTEEEKVDEEKKEETVFEIAIEKLAEEVAMIREAEKAEEEEARVVECVADEVVEKPFEEEKKTSPPEEKEEAEPPVVETRVLRRGRKSVHATPTPKRKSTRRGKQPDEVEKEDEPEEENGYKKEPPVVEARVQSRERKSAPTPRHKSKRARKEPGEEEKVEETAEPVPEAVEEKVEEEKVNEAAAETATVEEKVEEAEAIEEEHVEEATTEEEEKVEEEKEAEAAPETSPVKDETVAKEKIEEEIKSVEEEKVEATVEEEETVEEATTEVTVVEESEKVEEATEVESVAEEVVEKPVEDEEKALPPEEEEDKVVETRSPRRGRKSVSVTPPKRKSTRRGKEAEEEEKTGKVEEMDEFVQEAVEENVEEEEEEALVVGANILRRGRKSAPATPRCNSKQACKEPEEEEVKGVEKMEEAAEPVPEAVEEGKAVEEEMVEQNKMEADVAMVEDEGNTDSGAPEAKEEAITHQPEEVMAEQTNEKEEEENTEEKTTETSKEAAEVETAEAVDEVEEEVDKVMAEEASVVEEEEVASVAEGGVKPEENGTEKEEETIEENGMENVESGETEAENGVAVKVDNLNLQLAEDDEEEEKEEGEKMEVEEKRAAPTQKEELKSSAEEEAPVVLTRVLRVRLTATPTTTPNSKATPQRKSTRHSKIVTPEKFDPEVVVLSSDQEQEESLVEKRHLRKRKSTGPTHVHRSKCHSRT